In Deltaproteobacteria bacterium GWC2_55_46, a single window of DNA contains:
- a CDS encoding argininosuccinate lyase yields the protein MKKKAWSGRFKESTDKHVEEFNASIGFDKRLFSHDIRGSIAHASLLVRAGILKEAEAKRIIAGLKEVEKEIAAGKLKLTPELEDIHMAVESRLTEKIGPLGGKLHTGRSRNDQVAVDIRLYLKDEIFEVLNLVHGFKRALVEVAGKNLDVIMPGYTHLQRAQPVLFSHHLLAYYEMFKRDTGRLLDCLERMDEMPLGAGALAGSPYPLDRKYGARLLGFARVTENSLDSVSDRDFIIEFLSAASIIMTHFSRLSEEIILWSSQEFGFIELSDAFSTGSSIMPQKKNPDVAELSRGKAGRVYGHLVSLLAMMKSLPLAYNKDMQEDKEPLFDTVDTLKIVLKVYGPMLGSMKVNSEKMLAATGAGFLNATDAADYLVRKGMPFREAHEVAGRAVGYCIGRNKTLEGLDIMEWKALSPLFGDDIKAAVSIKRSLGARKVYGGTALETVKKRLKTVRKEVEGGCC from the coding sequence ATGAAGAAGAAGGCCTGGTCAGGAAGATTCAAGGAATCTACGGACAAGCACGTTGAGGAGTTCAACGCCTCCATCGGCTTTGATAAGCGGCTTTTCAGCCACGATATCCGGGGCTCCATCGCCCACGCCAGCTTGCTTGTGCGGGCGGGGATACTCAAGGAGGCCGAGGCTAAGCGGATAATCGCGGGCCTCAAAGAGGTTGAAAAGGAGATTGCCGCCGGAAAGTTGAAGCTCACGCCTGAGCTCGAGGATATCCATATGGCGGTGGAGTCGCGCTTGACAGAGAAGATCGGCCCGCTTGGCGGAAAGCTCCATACCGGGAGGAGCAGGAACGACCAGGTCGCCGTCGATATAAGGCTTTATCTGAAGGATGAGATATTCGAGGTCCTGAACCTCGTCCACGGGTTTAAAAGGGCGCTTGTAGAGGTAGCCGGGAAAAATCTCGACGTCATCATGCCGGGCTATACACATCTGCAGAGGGCGCAGCCCGTGCTCTTCTCCCATCATCTCCTCGCCTACTACGAGATGTTCAAGCGCGACACCGGCAGGCTTCTCGATTGTCTTGAGAGGATGGACGAGATGCCGCTTGGCGCTGGAGCGCTTGCCGGAAGCCCGTACCCGCTCGACAGGAAGTACGGCGCCAGGCTCCTCGGCTTCGCCCGTGTCACGGAGAATAGCCTCGATTCTGTAAGCGACAGGGACTTTATAATCGAGTTCCTTTCCGCGGCGTCCATCATCATGACCCATTTTTCCCGCCTCTCGGAGGAGATAATACTCTGGTCCTCGCAGGAGTTCGGTTTTATCGAACTGTCCGATGCCTTCTCAACGGGCTCATCGATAATGCCCCAGAAGAAGAACCCGGACGTGGCCGAGCTTTCAAGGGGCAAGGCTGGAAGGGTGTACGGGCATCTCGTATCACTTCTTGCAATGATGAAGTCGCTCCCCCTTGCCTATAACAAGGACATGCAGGAGGACAAGGAGCCGCTCTTCGATACGGTAGACACCCTGAAGATAGTCCTCAAGGTCTACGGACCGATGCTCGGGAGCATGAAGGTAAATAGCGAGAAGATGCTCGCGGCAACCGGCGCGGGCTTCTTAAACGCCACCGACGCCGCCGACTACCTTGTAAGGAAGGGCATGCCGTTCAGGGAGGCGCACGAGGTCGCCGGCAGGGCGGTCGGTTACTGCATAGGCAGGAATAAGACCCTCGAAGGGCTCGATATCATGGAATGGAAGGCGCTCTCTCCCCTTTTCGGAGATGACATAAAGGCGGCTGTGTCGATAAAGAGGTCGCTCGGCGCGAGGAAGGTCTACGGCGGCACAGCGCTTGAGACGGTAAAAAAGAGGCTCAAGACGGTAAGGAAGGAAGTGGAAGGGGGGTGCTGCTGA
- a CDS encoding phosphate ABC transporter, permease protein PstA, with the protein MYLHYLKRKTANYAALTVSLLSAVFGIFFLFWILKDVFVFGFKAINLDFFTELPAPPGMEGGGLANAIFGTVLITFIATAIGVPAGILAGTYLSEYGRKSRMASVVRFTSDILVSAPSIVIGVFVYALLVKPLGGFSAIAGAVALSIIMLPVVIRTAEEMLKLVPDATREAALALGAPHWKVTVQVVYRGAIRGIVTGVMLAVARVSGETAPLLFTSFNNSFWNFNLSEPTATLTVTIFNYAMGPYDDWHQKAWGAALLITAMVLLVTIFSRIIVRGKAG; encoded by the coding sequence ATGTACCTACATTACCTCAAAAGAAAAACAGCCAACTACGCCGCGCTCACGGTATCGCTCCTTTCAGCCGTATTCGGCATATTCTTCCTTTTCTGGATATTGAAAGACGTCTTCGTATTCGGCTTCAAGGCGATAAACCTGGACTTCTTTACCGAGCTTCCGGCTCCCCCTGGCATGGAAGGCGGGGGGCTCGCGAACGCCATTTTCGGCACGGTCCTCATCACCTTTATCGCCACCGCCATAGGCGTTCCGGCAGGCATATTGGCTGGCACATACCTTTCAGAGTACGGCCGCAAGAGCAGGATGGCCTCTGTCGTGAGGTTCACCTCCGACATACTCGTAAGCGCCCCTTCCATAGTCATCGGCGTATTCGTCTACGCCCTTCTCGTGAAACCCCTGGGCGGCTTCTCGGCCATAGCGGGCGCCGTGGCCTTATCGATAATAATGCTCCCTGTCGTCATACGCACGGCGGAAGAGATGCTCAAGCTCGTGCCTGACGCCACCAGGGAGGCCGCCCTTGCCCTTGGCGCGCCCCACTGGAAAGTGACGGTGCAGGTCGTCTACAGGGGGGCGATAAGGGGCATAGTGACCGGGGTCATGCTGGCGGTGGCAAGGGTCTCAGGAGAGACGGCGCCATTGCTCTTCACATCTTTCAACAACTCCTTCTGGAACTTCAACCTTTCAGAGCCAACGGCAACGCTTACGGTCACCATATTCAACTACGCGATGGGGCCTTACGACGACTGGCACCAGAAGGCATGGGGGGCGGCCCTCCTTATTACGGCTATGGTGTTGCTTGTAACGATATTTTCGAGGATAATAGTGAGAGGCAAGGCAGGCTAG
- a CDS encoding phosphate ABC transporter substrate-binding protein PstS, which yields MKKYLILLAVLFLGLSFRAASAELINGAGATFPYPLYSKWAYEYARTTGLKLNYQSIGSGGGIKQITAKTVDFGASDAPLAPKELAQSDLMQFPMAIGGVVPVVNLAGVKPGELKLTGEVLADIYLGKVTSWNDQKIASLNPGVKLPQEKITVVHRSDGSGTTWIFANYLNSVSADWKGKVGFGTAVNWPVGVGGKGNEGVATYVKRIKNTIGYVEYAYALQNKLVYTQLNNRSGNFVSPSIDTFMAAGESADWKGTPGFSVVLTNQPGKSSWPIAGATFILVQKNPQDCGKAKEVLKFFDWAYRNGGAMAKSLDYVPIPKNVSDLMEAAWAKEIKCASQPVWGK from the coding sequence ATGAAAAAATACCTGATCCTGCTTGCGGTCCTCTTTCTTGGCTTAAGCTTTCGCGCAGCCTCGGCAGAGCTTATAAACGGCGCCGGGGCGACGTTCCCCTACCCGCTCTACTCCAAATGGGCCTATGAGTACGCCAGGACAACGGGCCTTAAGCTCAATTACCAGTCTATAGGCAGCGGCGGCGGGATAAAGCAGATAACGGCAAAGACGGTTGATTTCGGCGCCTCTGACGCCCCGCTTGCTCCAAAGGAGCTCGCTCAGTCCGACCTCATGCAGTTCCCCATGGCCATAGGCGGGGTCGTCCCTGTTGTAAACCTCGCGGGGGTAAAGCCCGGTGAGCTTAAGCTCACCGGAGAGGTCCTTGCCGACATATACCTCGGAAAGGTCACGAGCTGGAACGACCAGAAGATAGCATCCCTCAACCCCGGGGTAAAGCTCCCTCAGGAGAAGATAACCGTTGTGCACCGCTCTGACGGAAGCGGCACGACCTGGATATTCGCCAACTATCTTAACAGCGTAAGCGCCGATTGGAAAGGGAAGGTCGGCTTCGGCACAGCCGTAAACTGGCCGGTGGGCGTTGGCGGCAAAGGGAACGAGGGGGTTGCCACCTACGTAAAGAGGATAAAGAACACCATCGGCTATGTCGAGTACGCTTACGCCCTGCAGAACAAGCTCGTCTACACCCAGCTTAACAACAGATCCGGCAACTTTGTCTCCCCATCGATAGATACGTTCATGGCCGCCGGGGAAAGCGCCGACTGGAAGGGCACGCCCGGCTTCTCGGTGGTCCTCACCAACCAGCCCGGCAAAAGCTCATGGCCTATCGCAGGCGCCACCTTCATACTGGTGCAGAAAAACCCGCAGGACTGCGGTAAGGCCAAAGAGGTATTGAAGTTCTTCGACTGGGCCTACAGGAACGGGGGCGCCATGGCAAAATCTCTCGACTATGTGCCTATCCCCAAAAACGTAAGCGACCTTATGGAGGCCGCCTGGGCAAAAGAGATAAAGTGCGCCTCACAGCCGGTCTGGGGCAAATAG
- a CDS encoding phosphate ABC transporter permease subunit PstC: protein MAWSSAASVIALMALIFIVLLKESWLSIKAFGFGFLFSSTWDPVALEFGALPSIYGTLVSSIIAIVIAVPVSLGIAIFLTEMAPKRLKVPIGSAIELLASIPSIIYGMWGLFVFAPFLADSVEPFLIEYLGGLPLFSGAPLGIGMLPAGFILAIMIIPFISSVSRDIFQMVPPMLKESGYGVGATKWEVIRKIVLPYTRSGIVGAVILGLGRALGETMAVTFVIGNAQKIRMSLLEPATSISATLANEFTEAVEDLYLSSLVELGLILFLITFVVLAIAKLLIAKYSYKGGQF, encoded by the coding sequence ATGGCCTGGTCTTCCGCAGCATCGGTCATAGCCCTTATGGCGCTTATCTTTATCGTCCTTTTGAAGGAGTCGTGGCTTTCGATCAAGGCCTTCGGCTTCGGCTTTCTTTTTTCCAGCACATGGGACCCCGTTGCCCTTGAGTTCGGGGCGCTGCCTTCCATTTACGGGACGCTCGTATCATCCATCATAGCCATCGTCATAGCCGTGCCAGTAAGCCTCGGCATAGCGATATTCCTGACCGAAATGGCTCCCAAGCGCCTTAAAGTGCCTATAGGGTCCGCGATCGAGCTGCTCGCGTCGATACCGAGCATCATCTACGGCATGTGGGGGCTTTTCGTCTTCGCGCCATTCCTCGCAGACAGCGTCGAGCCGTTCCTCATCGAGTACCTCGGAGGCCTCCCGCTCTTCTCCGGCGCGCCCTTAGGTATAGGCATGCTGCCCGCCGGGTTCATACTCGCGATAATGATAATCCCGTTCATATCTTCGGTATCGAGGGACATATTCCAGATGGTCCCTCCCATGCTCAAGGAATCGGGCTACGGCGTTGGGGCCACAAAATGGGAGGTCATACGGAAGATCGTCCTCCCGTACACCCGCTCCGGGATAGTCGGGGCGGTGATCCTCGGGCTCGGCAGGGCCCTTGGAGAGACGATGGCCGTAACCTTCGTCATCGGCAACGCCCAGAAGATACGCATGTCGCTTTTAGAGCCTGCCACGTCCATATCGGCAACACTCGCGAACGAGTTCACGGAGGCGGTCGAGGACCTCTATCTTTCAAGCCTCGTGGAGCTGGGGCTCATCCTCTTCCTCATAACCTTCGTGGTGCTCGCTATCGCCAAGCTCCTTATCGCCAAATACTCATACAAGGGCGGGCAGTTTTAA
- a CDS encoding glutamate-1-semialdehyde-2,1-aminomutase: MGTKRSAQILKKAVRLIPGGVNSPVRAFKAVGGGPVFISKARGSRIYDVDGNEYIDYIGSWGPMILGHAHPRVSAAIKKAVDRGTSYGAPTELEVTLAELTLKAFPSMEMVRFVSSGTEATMSALRLARAFTGRDGIIKFEGCYHGHSDSLLVKAGSGAATLGVPDSPGVVASLAKHTYNATYNDLASVRAIFEKAPKGIACVIVEGVPGNMGVVLPKEGFLTGLKALCKKYGALLIMDEVMSGFRLCYGGAQKVYKIDPDITCLGKVIGGGLPVGAFGGKRAIMERLAPSGPVYQAGTLSGNPLAMTAGIETLKLLQRKGLYDKLYKSTDFLVEGIGEIAKRRGVPVHTAVAGSMFTVFFSGKPVTNWQDASRADTARFGKYFTRMLKGGIYLPPSQFEAVFVGLAHTRADLTKTLEVADKAFKGL, translated from the coding sequence ATGGGGACGAAAAGATCCGCTCAGATCCTTAAAAAGGCAGTGAGGCTCATCCCGGGAGGAGTCAACAGCCCAGTAAGGGCCTTCAAGGCCGTGGGCGGAGGGCCGGTCTTCATCTCCAAGGCCAGGGGCTCCCGGATATACGACGTAGACGGGAACGAGTATATAGACTACATAGGCTCCTGGGGCCCCATGATACTCGGCCATGCCCATCCCAGGGTCTCTGCCGCCATCAAAAAGGCGGTCGACAGGGGGACCAGCTACGGAGCGCCGACAGAGCTTGAGGTCACCCTGGCCGAGCTTACGCTCAAGGCCTTCCCATCGATGGAGATGGTCAGGTTCGTAAGCTCCGGCACAGAGGCCACGATGAGCGCTCTGAGGCTTGCCAGGGCCTTTACCGGGCGTGACGGGATAATAAAGTTCGAGGGCTGCTACCACGGTCATTCCGACAGCCTCCTCGTAAAGGCAGGCTCAGGCGCCGCCACGCTCGGAGTGCCTGACAGCCCCGGCGTTGTCGCCTCTCTCGCCAAGCATACCTATAACGCGACCTACAATGACCTGGCCTCGGTAAGGGCCATATTCGAGAAGGCTCCCAAGGGCATAGCCTGCGTGATAGTGGAAGGCGTGCCAGGCAACATGGGCGTAGTACTTCCCAAAGAGGGTTTTCTTACCGGCCTCAAGGCGCTCTGCAAAAAGTACGGGGCGCTCCTTATAATGGACGAGGTCATGAGCGGCTTCAGGCTCTGCTACGGCGGGGCTCAGAAGGTATATAAGATAGACCCCGACATTACCTGCCTCGGGAAGGTCATAGGCGGGGGGCTCCCGGTAGGCGCCTTCGGGGGAAAGAGGGCCATAATGGAGCGGCTTGCCCCCTCAGGGCCTGTCTACCAGGCCGGCACCCTCTCCGGAAACCCGCTCGCCATGACCGCCGGTATCGAGACCTTGAAGCTCCTCCAGCGCAAGGGTCTATACGACAAGCTCTACAAGTCAACGGACTTTCTTGTCGAAGGGATAGGGGAGATAGCGAAAAGGCGGGGCGTGCCGGTGCATACGGCCGTGGCAGGCTCGATGTTCACGGTATTCTTTTCCGGCAAGCCTGTAACAAACTGGCAGGACGCGAGCAGAGCTGATACCGCGAGGTTCGGTAAATACTTCACCAGGATGCTCAAGGGCGGCATATATCTTCCGCCGTCGCAGTTCGAGGCCGTCTTTGTCGGGCTCGCCCACACCAGGGCAGACCTTACAAAGACGCTCGAGGTAGCGGACAAGGCCTTCAAGGGACTGTAA
- a CDS encoding glycine--tRNA ligase subunit alpha: MYFQDVILNLQRFWSERGCVLMQPYDMEKGAGTFHPATFLKVLGPEPWKAAYVEPSRRPTDGRYGENPNRLQHYYQFQVILKPSPEEIQELYLDSLKTLGIDPLAHDIRFVEDDWESPTLGAWGLGWEVWLDGMEITQFTYFQQAGGIDLKPVAGEITYGLERITMYLQGVDNVYDLQWSKDVKYGDVHKQTEIEYSKHNFEEADTKMLFTLFDMYEKESFSLQEKGLYLPAYDYCLKCSHTFNLLDARGAISVAERTRFIGRVRALARGCAEGYLKTREALGFPLLKGEGVKAGA, encoded by the coding sequence ATGTATTTCCAGGACGTTATCTTGAATCTCCAGAGGTTCTGGTCTGAAAGGGGCTGTGTACTGATGCAGCCCTATGACATGGAAAAGGGCGCGGGAACCTTCCACCCGGCTACCTTCTTAAAGGTGCTCGGGCCAGAGCCATGGAAGGCCGCTTACGTCGAGCCTTCGAGGAGGCCGACCGACGGCAGGTACGGCGAGAACCCGAACAGGCTGCAGCATTACTATCAGTTCCAGGTGATCCTGAAGCCCTCGCCGGAGGAGATACAGGAGCTATACCTCGATAGCCTCAAAACGCTCGGCATCGACCCTCTCGCCCATGACATAAGGTTTGTCGAGGATGACTGGGAGTCGCCCACTCTCGGCGCCTGGGGGCTCGGCTGGGAGGTCTGGCTCGACGGCATGGAGATAACACAGTTCACCTACTTCCAGCAGGCGGGTGGCATTGACCTCAAGCCGGTCGCGGGCGAGATAACCTACGGCCTCGAGAGGATAACCATGTACCTTCAGGGCGTCGACAATGTCTACGACCTCCAGTGGTCTAAGGACGTGAAGTATGGAGACGTCCATAAGCAGACCGAGATAGAGTACTCGAAGCACAACTTCGAAGAGGCGGATACGAAGATGCTCTTCACCCTCTTCGATATGTATGAAAAGGAGAGCTTTAGCCTCCAGGAGAAGGGCTTGTATCTTCCGGCCTATGACTATTGCCTCAAGTGCTCGCACACTTTTAACCTCCTTGACGCGAGGGGGGCGATAAGTGTGGCGGAGCGGACCCGCTTCATCGGCAGGGTGAGGGCGCTCGCCAGGGGCTGCGCCGAGGGGTATCTCAAGACGAGGGAGGCTCTCGGCTTCCCGCTCCTCAAGGGAGAAGGGGTAAAGGCGGGGGCGTAA
- a CDS encoding magnesium transporter → MGVEVKNDHIDEVRGYLEADREEEISALLSTLHSSDIGRLLKSLDDEEAQRVFKLLSPEQASAVLLEIDERLRKALISSISSEELIEVVHEMETDDAADVISELPVEDAKQVLEGIDRHEAIAVQKLLVYPEDTAGGKMQAELVSVHETATVEETIEEVRKKAREIDNISNVFVVDHEGVLMGVAPLDKLILARPKTRILEITNRDAVRVATDMDQEEVAKLFQKYDLVAVPVVDHDGKLVGRITVDDIVDVLEEEIFEDFYKMAGLNVEDRALDPANRSIRMRVPWLLVNLATAFLAASVVKLFQETIAQLVVLAVLMPIVAGMGGNAATQTITVVVRGLALGELTLKNAKWVLFKEALVGLSNGFVTGAVAALAVYIFGGKPIVGLILFLAMTANLFIAGFIGSLIPIVLTKLKFDPAISSSIFVTTFTDIGGFFTFLGLATIFMKMGLL, encoded by the coding sequence ATGGGCGTCGAGGTCAAAAACGACCACATAGACGAGGTCAGGGGCTACCTCGAGGCCGACCGGGAAGAGGAGATAAGCGCTCTTCTTTCCACCCTCCATTCCTCTGACATCGGAAGGCTTCTCAAGTCGCTCGATGACGAGGAGGCTCAAAGGGTCTTTAAGCTCCTCTCCCCTGAGCAGGCCTCGGCCGTCCTCCTTGAGATAGACGAGCGTCTCCGTAAGGCCCTCATCTCATCCATATCCTCGGAAGAGCTCATCGAGGTCGTCCATGAGATGGAGACCGACGACGCGGCTGACGTCATCTCAGAGCTGCCGGTCGAGGACGCCAAGCAGGTACTCGAAGGCATCGACAGGCACGAGGCCATCGCGGTACAGAAGCTCCTTGTCTATCCAGAGGACACCGCCGGCGGAAAGATGCAGGCCGAGCTCGTCTCCGTGCACGAGACAGCCACGGTGGAAGAGACCATCGAGGAGGTCAGGAAGAAGGCCCGGGAGATAGATAACATATCAAACGTCTTCGTCGTCGACCACGAAGGCGTTCTCATGGGGGTAGCTCCGCTCGACAAGCTCATCCTGGCCAGGCCGAAGACCAGGATACTTGAAATAACCAACAGGGACGCGGTAAGGGTGGCGACAGACATGGACCAGGAGGAGGTCGCCAAGCTCTTCCAGAAATACGACCTCGTCGCCGTGCCCGTCGTAGACCATGACGGCAAGCTCGTCGGCAGGATAACGGTAGACGATATAGTGGACGTCCTCGAAGAGGAGATATTCGAGGACTTCTACAAGATGGCCGGGTTGAACGTAGAGGACCGGGCGCTCGACCCGGCTAACCGCTCCATCAGGATGCGCGTGCCATGGCTCCTCGTTAACCTCGCCACCGCCTTCCTGGCCGCGAGCGTGGTAAAGCTCTTCCAGGAGACGATAGCGCAGCTGGTAGTACTCGCGGTGCTCATGCCCATAGTCGCAGGCATGGGCGGGAACGCCGCCACCCAGACTATCACGGTAGTGGTAAGGGGGCTTGCCCTGGGCGAGCTTACGCTCAAGAACGCCAAGTGGGTGCTCTTCAAGGAGGCGCTTGTGGGCCTCTCGAACGGGTTCGTTACAGGGGCTGTGGCTGCCCTTGCCGTATATATCTTCGGGGGCAAACCGATTGTGGGGCTCATCCTTTTCCTCGCGATGACGGCGAACCTCTTTATAGCAGGCTTTATCGGGTCCCTCATACCTATTGTGCTTACAAAACTCAAGTTCGACCCTGCCATCTCATCGAGCATCTTCGTTACGACATTTACCGACATAGGCGGGTTTTTTACCTTCCTCGGCCTCGCGACCATCTTCATGAAGATGGGCTTGCTGTGA
- a CDS encoding phosphate transport system regulatory protein PhoU, producing MTREAYHRAITELEGEVQRMAAMVDTAIKGSIEALKARDLERSRQIVQNDIEVNRKRFEIEEKCIRLIATQQPMAVDLRILAAIINIITDLERIGDHAEGIAKISLAIGNEPLVKPLVDMPKMAEKATSMLERCMKAFIERDIETARNICNEDDVVDAYYDTIYNDLVLLMIENPKLIKDATYLIWAAHNIERIADRVTNIAERVVYMVTGKMEEMNVSKY from the coding sequence ATGACCCGCGAGGCATACCACAGGGCTATTACCGAGCTTGAAGGCGAGGTTCAGCGCATGGCCGCAATGGTCGATACAGCCATAAAAGGCTCGATAGAGGCGTTGAAGGCGAGGGACCTTGAGAGGTCCCGGCAGATAGTCCAAAACGACATCGAGGTGAACCGGAAGCGCTTCGAGATAGAGGAGAAGTGCATCCGGTTGATAGCGACACAGCAGCCGATGGCCGTAGATCTGCGCATACTCGCGGCGATAATAAACATCATAACCGACCTCGAGCGCATCGGCGACCACGCCGAGGGCATAGCGAAGATAAGCCTCGCCATCGGGAACGAACCGCTTGTTAAGCCGCTCGTCGATATGCCGAAGATGGCCGAGAAGGCGACCTCGATGCTTGAACGGTGCATGAAGGCCTTCATCGAAAGGGACATCGAGACGGCCCGGAATATCTGCAACGAGGACGACGTGGTGGACGCCTACTATGACACGATATATAACGACCTTGTGCTTCTAATGATAGAGAACCCGAAGCTCATAAAGGACGCCACCTATCTCATCTGGGCCGCGCACAATATAGAGAGGATAGCGGACAGGGTGACGAACATAGCGGAGAGGGTCGTTTATATGGTAACGGGCAAGATGGAGGAGATGAACGTCTCGAAGTATTGA
- a CDS encoding phosphoheptose isomerase — protein sequence MKNDEIVSRSFTESIQAKQGFLTPENVSKTVISAELVAASFRKGGKLIIAGNGGSAADAQHLAAEFINRFEIERPPLPALAITTDSSDLTSIGNDYSFDQVFSKQLLALGKPDDVFLAITTSGNSQNILKAIEAAETIGMKVIILTGKGGGLLSGKGDVFVNVDARRTARIQEVHITFGHVVCELVDHMLFQKV from the coding sequence ATGAAAAATGACGAGATAGTCTCAAGATCGTTTACCGAGAGCATCCAGGCGAAGCAAGGGTTCCTTACACCCGAGAACGTCTCGAAGACCGTAATATCCGCGGAGCTTGTTGCCGCCTCCTTCAGGAAGGGCGGAAAGCTCATCATAGCGGGCAACGGCGGCTCAGCCGCCGACGCGCAGCACCTCGCGGCCGAGTTCATAAACAGGTTCGAGATAGAGAGGCCGCCTTTGCCGGCCCTGGCCATAACGACAGATTCGTCCGATCTTACGAGCATAGGGAACGACTACTCATTCGACCAGGTCTTCTCAAAGCAGCTCCTCGCCCTCGGGAAACCCGATGACGTCTTCCTGGCCATAACCACCAGCGGCAACTCGCAGAACATCCTTAAGGCGATCGAGGCCGCCGAGACCATAGGCATGAAGGTAATAATACTCACGGGCAAGGGCGGCGGGCTCCTTTCTGGAAAGGGCGACGTATTTGTAAACGTAGACGCCAGGAGGACCGCCAGGATACAGGAGGTGCATATCACCTTCGGCCACGTGGTCTGTGAGCTTGTAGACCATATGCTCTTCCAGAAAGTTTAG
- a CDS encoding phosphate ABC transporter ATP-binding protein: MKYKFTINKLNFWYGEKHALKDVSLYVKDKEITALIGPSGCGKTTFLRCLNRMHDLYPGNRYEGEVLLDGKNLLEKGLDLIKLRSKVGMVFQKPTPFPMSIYENIAFGLKLIGIKSKSEVSGRVEKALKDSALWDEISERLHEPALSLSGGQQQRLCIARAVAVEPDVILMDEPCSALDPVATAKIEDLMTELKHDYTVVIVTHNMQQAARVSQYTGFFMLGEVVEFDTTEKIFTAPANKLTEDYITGRFG, from the coding sequence ATGAAATACAAGTTCACGATAAACAAGCTCAACTTCTGGTACGGCGAAAAGCACGCCCTCAAGGACGTAAGCCTTTACGTAAAGGACAAGGAAATAACCGCCCTCATAGGCCCGTCCGGGTGCGGCAAGACGACCTTCTTACGGTGCCTCAACAGGATGCACGACCTCTACCCGGGGAACAGGTACGAGGGCGAGGTGCTGCTCGACGGAAAGAACCTCCTTGAGAAGGGTCTCGACCTCATAAAGCTTCGGAGCAAGGTCGGCATGGTCTTCCAGAAGCCCACGCCCTTTCCAATGTCCATATACGAGAACATCGCCTTCGGCTTGAAGCTCATAGGCATAAAGAGCAAGAGCGAGGTCTCCGGAAGGGTCGAGAAGGCCTTGAAGGACTCTGCCCTCTGGGACGAGATAAGCGAAAGGCTCCATGAGCCCGCGCTCTCCCTTTCGGGCGGCCAGCAGCAGAGGCTCTGCATCGCGAGGGCCGTGGCCGTAGAGCCGGATGTGATACTCATGGACGAGCCCTGCTCAGCGCTCGATCCAGTAGCCACGGCAAAGATAGAGGACCTGATGACCGAGCTCAAGCATGACTACACGGTCGTCATCGTCACCCATAACATGCAACAGGCCGCCAGGGTCTCTCAATATACAGGGTTCTTCATGCTCGGGGAGGTGGTCGAGTTCGACACGACCGAGAAGATCTTTACCGCCCCGGCGAACAAGCTAACGGAAGACTACATCACAGGACGTTTCGGCTAG
- a CDS encoding DNA repair protein RecO, whose protein sequence is MKRGLYRGRAVVLNSLDYGESDRILTFCTLEHGKLRGIAKGARRSRKRFVGNLDPLSHIDLIFFHNDGSDLVRVEDAKLADAFAPLKADIESLADSCYLLELTSEMTREGQSLPAVYHLLVEFLKMLEAKSIGQEALRFFEIRLLAITGYLPHLGGCVSCREKTDGQRIYFSSERGGLVCRRCSSGLIGLIPLSPGTAGLLSMAARLDGEKLKRLKPGQAFLDESERLLYDFIKFQIGKELKTRRFMIKLKSAWA, encoded by the coding sequence GTGAAGCGCGGGCTCTACAGGGGGCGCGCCGTTGTCCTCAACTCGCTCGACTACGGGGAATCGGACAGGATACTCACCTTCTGTACCCTTGAGCACGGCAAGCTCCGTGGCATAGCCAAGGGCGCGCGCAGGTCGAGGAAAAGGTTCGTCGGAAACCTCGACCCGCTCTCGCATATCGACCTCATATTTTTCCATAACGACGGCAGCGACCTGGTGCGCGTCGAGGACGCGAAGCTCGCAGATGCCTTCGCGCCGCTCAAGGCCGATATAGAAAGCCTCGCCGACTCATGCTATCTGCTGGAGCTTACCTCGGAGATGACAAGGGAGGGGCAGTCCCTCCCTGCCGTCTATCATCTGCTGGTAGAGTTTTTAAAGATGCTCGAGGCGAAATCCATCGGGCAGGAGGCCTTGAGGTTCTTCGAGATACGGCTGCTGGCCATTACCGGCTACCTGCCGCACCTCGGCGGGTGCGTCTCTTGCAGGGAGAAGACAGACGGGCAGAGGATATATTTCAGCTCGGAGAGGGGCGGGCTGGTCTGCAGGAGGTGTTCAAGCGGCCTCATTGGTCTTATCCCGCTCTCTCCCGGCACGGCGGGCCTTCTTTCAATGGCCGCGCGCCTCGATGGCGAGAAGCTAAAGCGCCTTAAGCCGGGGCAGGCGTTTCTTGACGAGAGCGAGCGGCTTCTATATGACTTCATAAAATTCCAGATAGGGAAGGAGCTTAAGACCAGGCGCTTTATGATCAAGCTCAAAAGCGCCTGGGCCTGA